The window TGTTTCCCCACATGCTATAAAGAAGTGAGTTGGAACTACATTTACTGAAACCCCATAAGGAGCACTCCAACCAACTATGTAAGTCTCATTGCTGTCAACGTTTGTCACTCTTCTTTGGACAGTTCTAGTCTGTTCTAGTCTCGCTATTGTGATTGAGGGCAAGTTTATGTCAGTGCCATTCATGGTGGAAACTCCACACATCTCACCAGTGTAGTTCAGAACCATAGGAGCTGACCCATTGATGCCACAAAGGAATGACATATAATCATCATAACCTACATCAACAAATAATGTATTTCAACTTGGAATTCTGATTTATTCAGTTCAAGGAGAAGCAAAAAGCTGATTGTAAAACATAGAAATATCCAAGTTAAAACTCGCAAATCCTACCTGAGCAGCATTTTTTCCATAACCAGTTGCATCAAGCCAGTAAACCAATGTACAGAGAGTCATGACATTATAACTGAATTCATGAATTGAATATTTTGGGTGGCATAAAAGAACATTTATTGTACCATTTTACTCTCCTTTCAAAGGGCGAGTCACTTTCTACTTAAATGTTGAAATGCATACTGGGTAAGGACAGGTCCCCTTATGGGAACATCTGAGCTCCTCCATCATGACATTGGATAAACACATTTTCAATTACCATGTCTTTGATACAACTTCAAACAAGTGTGCATAGATGCCATGTACAAGCAAGTCAGACTCATGCATGTGTGTAATTCTTGCATTGTGTTTGTGTAATTCCTCCCTTACTCTTGTGTGCATTGCATGAACCAACTCAAGAAAGCCTCAAAACCCGACCACCCAAGGCTGGCAACAGGAAAACCTTTTTGCCACTCTAGTtacaaatatatgttttattaaattGTAGTTCATATATTCCAACTAATGTTACTCCTCGATCTCCTTGCCTACAAATTACAACAATCAACCCCAAGATTGGATTACTTTCTATAGTTGGCTAGATGATCATGATCATCATTGCTGAAATTCCAAGAGATCACCTAGATGACCATTTCAGCTATTAGATTTAAAATGTTGGTACTTAGTCAAAGCCTTCTATAAAGAAAgagcttttttttcttttcttttttttgatagatttcCATAAAGAAAGAGTATATTAACTTCAAGTCTTAAATACTTACTTGCATCGAATATCAGACCAGGGTCTAATGCTGCAGTTGCATTCACAAAGCCACTTCCCATGTCAAAGGGTGTTGCTGGAGACTGGTTTAAATCTGGATTTGCATAAGCACGCTGAGCCATTATAGGCCCACCATTCCTGTTGTATAGAGAAGCTGTAGTGGAAAGTGCAGATCCAATGGCCGACGGACTGAACTTGGGAAACTTCTGCTTAATCAATGCTGCAAGCCCAGAAACATGAGGAGCAGCCATGCTTGTCCCAGACATCATTGCAAAGTTCTCTCCTGAAATAATTCATAAGTTAATTAGCCAATCCATGTTTTGAATGTAGTGGTAGATCACATGGAAAGGTGTGCCACCCACATTGCACTTTTTAGTTTGTGTATACCTAGGAATTCAACAGAATCTGTGCCAAGGGAACTCCAAGCAGCCCATATAAAATTCCCAGGAGCTACCAAGTTGGGTTTCATTATGTCAGCATCATCAAGGAAACTGTCTTCTGGATCTGGTCCTCTAGCAGAATAGTACATAACCTTTGGAGCAGAGTTGCTGTAATTTGGCTTTAGCCCACCTGAAATGCTAGCAGCTGCCCCAAATTTAACAATTTCCTTTGTAGACCCTTGCCTCTCCAAAGAATGATTGTAGTATTGCAGAAAAATCTGCCAAAGATAACATGAAAGCATATCAATCCATGCCCACAAAGAGAAAGTATTTAATACTAATAAATGCTTAATTTCCACTAAATCAGTTAAAACTTTTGGAAAGAACTATCCAAATGCCCATCAAATGATAtccaaataagaaaaatatttattttacatgcAGCACCTTTGAATCATCTGGGGATGAAATTATTATGCCCGGCATTTTCATTGGAATTGGATtaagctgaaatccaattacaAAAGGATCCATGTAGAATACAACACCAGCTGCACTGAGGTTTTTTGCAGTTTGCAATGCCTGCTTGATGGTGGAGAGCCCAAGCACAAATCGAATTGAATAGCTACAGATCAAGAGGTTCCCTTGTACCAGATCTTGCTTCAAGCTACTGGAGTCTTGGCATTCACCCACATACATATCATTGGCAATTGTTGTGTCATTGTTTAGAGCATGAAGAGCAGAAACCAGCGTATACATTCTACCTCTATGTGTTCCGgctgaacaaaaaaaaacttatgtcaATCTATATGGGGCCATCACAAATTGTATACAAGAAATTCTTTGCATCAcccttttattttgtttacccttctTCATCAATCCTTCACCTTAAATTTTTGGACTGTTATTTCTAGGTGATATTAAGAGATTTGAGGCCTAAAATGAGGAAAATCCTACAGCTGTAACAGCACCTTGGACAGAACTGCATGCATCAAGAGGTTCACAGACAATTTATTGTGAAGATCAGACATGCATTGGTAGAATCTGAGGAGCAAAAGTAATGAGGTTTTGCATAGGAAAGTTAAGAGGTCGGACTCAGGATATGTTAACTATAACCTAATAAGGACCACATGATTGTCCGGTCTGCAAATGAATTGGATAGACCAGGAACCGAACTGCTATTTATTGAGTAGCTAGTTTACATTTGATACCTAAATAAAagatgataaagaaaatgaaaataaaggaacaaaatggaaaatagaGAACTTTGTGGGGTGGATGGAAATGTTTTTTCTATCACAGTACCCAGATCGGAGAAACAAGTTGGACTGAATGGTCATTGCATCTTAAACTTAAATAATATAGCTCACATTCTCAGTTGATACTCTTTtcgtttttttccttttttggtattTAATGAATGTGAGTAAAAGGCTGCATCTTATCTCCCTCCAAACATCATAAGGATCTctattttcagaaattggataTAGAAAGCCTTCCAAAGCGCACCACCCCCCCGCCCCCTCCTTCTCTCAAACAGCattatttcaaactctttcAAAGTTATAAACGCATATTGTCAGATACAAAATTTGATCAGGTGTAAGATAGTGGACCAGGACAAGTGACCAACCCAAAACATTGGACAAATATACTGCCAATATGGTGAAAAAACTCAGGTATTCAGGTGAGCACGTACACAGAGAAACACTGAATAACAATGTGACGAGGGTCCTTTTTTCTGGTTGGCTAGTTCAATGTTCATTGGGATTTGTTGTCATGTCATAGTATTCCACCACATTCTTTCCAATAATTAATgagcttattattattaaatcttGGTATCAGCATCAACATTAGTAATGGTAGATAAAAGATGCAGAAACTCATTTTTGTTCTAAGGTCATTTGTAAAACAGAAAAGTTTTTATGTTAGACCTAATTGATCCTTCATAATGTCAAAATGTTCAAAATAGCTTGAATCGAGAAAATatccttcttattttttatttttagcaaCGTTTTAAAGCCATTGTATATATGATAAACCAAGAAACCAAAAATTCTTTCCCATTTCCTGCAATAAGAAAATCTATGGTAAAACAAAGCAATAATTTTGGAAGATTAACCTACGTGCAAGTCCAACTCCAGGAATGGTAACGTTGTTGCCTAGGACAATCGAGTTACTGTAGGCTCTATCATGAGCTGCAGCACCAACAGTGAAGATCCATGGACTAAAGGAAGAAACGCTCTTTGGTGATGGTCCAGTATTTCCAGCTGCTTGAACAACAAAAATACCAGCTTTTACAGCTGACAGCAAGGCCATATCTATGGGATTAAAAAAAGTTGCAATTCCAGGGGGACGCCTGTTGGGAGTGATTGACAAGCTTACTATGTCAACTCCATCCTGAGCTGCCTGTGAATGCAAAAGGGAAGATCAAAATCAATTACAATGCCCATGTGAATGGTGTCTGGCCATATGAAGGCAGCAAATAACACAAATAGCAAGGTTGAGGCAGAGTGATGGATCTTCCAAAGGAGATCTTTTGTACAAGACTGAAGAGGGGTAATGCATGCAATGTGGCATTACAAATCTTTCAGGAATacaaaaaaaagagagattATAACTGATGAGGCAAATTATAACTGATTATGCCTCATGCAACTCTCCATGTAAGAGTGAAATCTATAACATGTAGGCATCATGCCTCATTTATTCCTTGTACAAGATGATACAACAACGTTTAATCATCTCAATACCTAAACATACAATCATTCATCATCTCCATATTCACATCATGCATCCAACACTCTCTTAGAGAGTTTGTTGAAGTAAAGATCTTCGCGTCAGCATCCCCTCCCCACCATGGCATTAGACGAGCTTTAGACTGTCTACTTCACATTCTCATCAAGGcttcttttattttcacttatgcCTCTCTATGTTATGTGAGTAGAGGTTTCCTGAAGGTCAAGTAGACCTTTTTTCTCCACATTCATCGCATCAACATATCCAAATTTGAGTATCTGCAGTGACCTTCCAGTGTACTCTACTAATTAACACTAGCATCGTCTTGTTGCCTACACTCTCACCTTGTGATATTTGAGGCTCACTGTATAAACTGCTCAGTAAGTACTCATCCATGCTGATATATCAACTTTCCCTCCCCCAGGTGCCAGTTGATGAGCTTCAACTTCTCTGATCCTCGTGTTCTATCATAACTCTTTATTCCTTATTTTTACCTTTCTATCATGGTGGCAGAGGTTTTCTAGtcaattcaatcaaataaagCTCTCTCAACCTATCTCATCACCCATGTAGTGTCCCTTGAGTAACTTGTATGAGATGGTCCATGATCTATCTGACAAACCTCTTTCCTCCAATTTTACGCATGCTCTCCTTCCTGCAGTATACCTGCTATTTCATGATCATCCATAATATGCCTCCTAAATTTGTCTACTTACCTTAGGAGGGCATACCTAAATTTTTCCACTCACCTCTTGTACAGCTCAGTTAATTAAGATTTTGTACCCCATATCTATATTGACAACATGCTGTTTTCATGCTGTAGTGCATAAACTTCGACTTTTTGTCCTCTTATTCTATCTAATGCCTCTTCTTCATCCTATACACTTGCTCTTTCATGATAGAGATGCCTGGGACTTGAAGAAACTATTTGAAAtgagaaaatttgagaaaaggaTGTCTGGCCTTGATACAAATCAGATTGTGATGTCTTAGATACCAAAACGTTGCCCTACATTAAAAACAAGTACTATCCAAAATCAACCACCCTTTCAAGTTTTGACCCTAGTTTCTGAAATTTATCTCATATCAGACCCCTGTGTCACCAATATATATTTTGTGATAGGTAAGTAAGAGAATATACTGAAAGCGCAAAAGGCCCATCAATgtacacacgaagtatacaagAAGTGCCCAAATGCttgcaagaaaagaaagagaaaaccaaGGGACAAGACCAAGTGCAtttcaaacaatatatatatatatatagatacatatatatatatgaaaactGAACACATCAAACACTGAATTAATCATGGATTACGTGGAATCTCCTAACTAGCCCAAGTGCATTTCATGTTGCATGGCGTATATACATGACAACCAAATTGTCACACCCCGAATTCTGGGTAACCCAAAATCCAACTCTTGATCCTAGGTCAAAGATCATCCCTAAGGGTTACACTCCTATCCAAGCTAGCAATCAATATTGAtaacctgattttttttttttttttttggaataaatcAACATCTAATCCCAAATAAATTTGCTAAGCTAAGATTCACAAGTATAATAAATCCACCAATCATCTTACCACCCAAGCTGATTACccaaatatttacaataatctctaagtcaaaaatatttccaaaaatgttttacaaactaacaaaatataatttaagttaCAAAAGTTCATATAACTCAAATTAGTACATGCCAAAAaggtaatataaattaaaaataaccaatattattgtttttttactttctaaCAAGCTCAATAATTTCTAACACCCAACACAACAATTTTCTACATTTAAATCATCCCAAACattacaaaaattccaaaaaaatttgtaaatcacaaagaaaaatacccataataataattacacTTCAAATAAcacaaataacatctatttATCTCCCAACAACAcaatatatgatttattttaaatcaaagttttagggttaaacCACCCTACAACAGATCGGAAAATCTAACTGTTTAAATCAAAATCCAACTTTATACGAATGTTTCTTGCGTTGGATAGAGTGTCTTAAAATTTTACGCAAAACAAAGGTCGTTTGGTGGCTTAACGGCATGCAAAAGGCGAGCGGCATTCTCCAATTCCAGTAGCCGATGTCCCTTGCAGCTCCccccttctctttcttttcttttctttttaaaacaaCAAGGGCACTAAATGGCCTGCACACCCAACCCACTTAACCTATGGGCTACGCTATTTAGTACccttattgttttcaaaagaaaaaaagaaagaaagaaaaggggaGCTGCTGTTGGAAGTGGACAATGTTGCTCACCTTCGGCATGTCGTTTAACCTCCTAAACAACCTCCGTTTCACGGAAAATTTCAGGAGGACACTCTATTCAACAAGAGGAACATTCATATGGAGttggattttgatttcaatAGTTGGATTTTCCGATTTGTGGTAGGGTGgtttaaccctaaaactttgatttaatactttttcttgagaaaacaattatatattgTGTTGTTGGGAGATaaatagatgttatttgtgTTATTTGAAGTGTGATTATTATTATGagtatttttctttgtaatttacggattcttttggaatttttgtaatGTTTGGGATGATTTAAATGTAGAAAAATTGTTGCGTTGAGTGTTAGAAATTATTAAGCAAAGAACAATAATATtggttgtttttaatttatattacctTTTTGGCATgtactaattctaattatatgaatttttgtaacttaaattatattttgttaatttgtaaaacatttttggaaatatttttgacttagagattattgtaaatatttggGTTATCACCTTGGGTGGTAAGATGATTAGTGGATTTATTATACATATGAACAGTGATGGttggttttggaaaaaaagaaaaaaaaaatatcctatAGTAAATCTTAGAGCAAGTTTGTTGCACGAATACATCCACTTGCGTTCTAGATGACCAAAAAATTGCTAGgagtttttttctctctctctacattttttttccatggctGAAACCCTACATCTTGAAATTTATCTCTCTAGATACCATTCTAActagttttgttttttcaacAAAGAGGCCATAGATTTCTTCATCAGAAGCCATGCTTGTAATTGTTTGAATAACAGAAAGATGTAAAAGCAAAGGATGAGAGGtat of the Vitis vinifera cultivar Pinot Noir 40024 chromosome 10, ASM3070453v1 genome contains:
- the LOC100242573 gene encoding subtilisin-like protease SBT2.2, which produces MESVYWVHLMVVLCLGTFMGIVCQDGADEVTAVYIVTLKQTPTSHYYGELRKGTNVFRHGVPGKLDRLHTPRRNISRSDPHYNSYISRVHDSLLRRALRGEQYLKLYSYHYLINGFAVFVTSQQAEKLAKRREVANVVLDFSVRTATTHTPQFLGLPQGAWVQEGGYDSAGEGIVIGFIDTGIDPTHPSFAVDRSEVAYPVPAHFSGICEVTPDFPSGSCNRKLVGARHFAASAITRGIFNASQDYASPFDGDGHGTHTASIAAGNHGIPVVVAGHHFGNASGMAPRAHIAVYKALYKSFGGFAADVVAAIDQAAQDGVDIVSLSITPNRRPPGIATFFNPIDMALLSAVKAGIFVVQAAGNTGPSPKSVSSFSPWIFTVGAAAHDRAYSNSIVLGNNVTIPGVGLAPGTHRGRMYTLVSALHALNNDTTIANDMYVGECQDSSSLKQDLVQGNLLICSYSIRFVLGLSTIKQALQTAKNLSAAGVVFYMDPFVIGFQLNPIPMKMPGIIISSPDDSKIFLQYYNHSLERQGSTKEIVKFGAAASISGGLKPNYSNSAPKVMYYSARGPDPEDSFLDDADIMKPNLVAPGNFIWAAWSSLGTDSVEFLGENFAMMSGTSMAAPHVSGLAALIKQKFPKFSPSAIGSALSTTASLYNRNGGPIMAQRAYANPDLNQSPATPFDMGSGFVNATAALDPGLIFDASYDDYMSFLCGINGSAPMVLNYTGEMCGVSTMNGTDINLPSITIARLEQTRTVQRRVTNVDSNETYIVGWSAPYGVSVNVVPTHFFIACGETQTLTVTLSATMNSTAASFGRIGLVGKGGHIVNIPVAVIFKAKYNNTNR